In the Halobellus sp. MBLA0158 genome, one interval contains:
- a CDS encoding type II toxin-antitoxin system HicB family antitoxin, producing the protein MARADPADSEGPDREIRLLKNPDGQWTARDLRANVTAQGESRSAALENLDAVVEAVEGEGGHPPTDEEIRDLGVDPDVARSQDDDLPDALQ; encoded by the coding sequence ATGGCACGAGCGGACCCGGCTGATTCGGAGGGGCCTGACCGAGAGATCCGGTTGCTCAAGAACCCGGACGGGCAGTGGACCGCTCGTGATCTCCGTGCGAACGTGACTGCCCAGGGCGAGAGTCGCAGTGCCGCGCTCGAAAACCTCGACGCCGTCGTCGAGGCAGTGGAAGGGGAAGGTGGTCACCCGCCGACCGACGAGGAGATTCGGGACCTCGGCGTCGATCCCGACGTAGCCCGATCGCAGGACGACGACCTCCCCGATGCGTTGCAGTAG
- a CDS encoding type II toxin-antitoxin system HicA family toxin: protein MVTRDFSGQDIYKVLVNVGGFRHVRTTGDHLILRWDPPESHDTTDPRIVTVPAHDSISIGTLHNIAEDAGASDFEAFCEWVDEHR, encoded by the coding sequence ATGGTGACGCGGGATTTCTCCGGTCAAGACATATACAAAGTCCTCGTGAACGTCGGTGGCTTTCGGCACGTCCGAACGACAGGCGACCATCTGATTCTTCGGTGGGACCCACCGGAAAGCCACGACACTACTGATCCACGGATTGTGACTGTCCCGGCCCACGACTCGATCAGTATCGGTACCCTCCATAATATCGCCGAAGACGCCGGGGCATCCGATTTCGAGGCGTTCTGCGAGTGGGTCGACGAGCACCGCTAA
- a CDS encoding RNA-guided endonuclease InsQ/TnpB family protein, producing MGDVTKTLELKLVDPNAHKEHKLRETRDTYQRALQAAFAAGCDTQAAANDVVVEYDLSGYAKNALKQYVPQLHNSYDADELHDDHPVRFTNEGLQLDHQPQNAIEWYVKIPHHEDYHLWIPARANPEQREWLEALYADDAETGESRLFERDGTWYLHITATRDVEDESEASADERTPIGVDIGEASLVTVCHRDDSGSPVRPRLWADDGKAVRRLRKTYFTAKRRLQQRGSERIAASYGDALWDRIDDIFHRVTREVVEYAKSVENPVLVLEDLTDIRENIDYGEYMNRRLHGWGFAKLHAQIRYKAAESGIPVATVNPRNTSKTCHACGEHGFRPRQATFRCSNDGCWVGEYQADVNGAINIADRYRSGESHRRSDRNSGQKAGDDDSATDGASLTGPQDSHADAETQQETRGPYAS from the coding sequence ATGGGTGACGTGACGAAAACACTAGAGCTGAAGCTTGTCGATCCAAACGCACACAAGGAGCACAAGCTTCGGGAAACCCGAGACACCTATCAGAGGGCACTTCAGGCCGCCTTCGCCGCTGGCTGTGACACACAGGCAGCTGCCAACGACGTGGTTGTCGAGTACGACCTGAGCGGCTACGCGAAAAACGCCCTCAAGCAGTACGTCCCACAACTTCACAACAGCTACGACGCCGACGAGCTTCACGACGACCACCCGGTACGCTTCACCAACGAGGGACTGCAACTTGACCATCAGCCACAGAACGCTATCGAGTGGTACGTCAAAATCCCGCATCACGAGGATTACCACCTCTGGATTCCGGCACGAGCCAATCCCGAACAGCGGGAGTGGCTCGAAGCATTGTACGCAGACGACGCCGAGACGGGTGAAAGCCGGCTGTTCGAGCGGGACGGAACGTGGTATCTCCACATCACCGCGACCCGCGATGTGGAGGACGAATCCGAGGCATCCGCTGACGAGCGGACGCCGATAGGCGTGGACATTGGAGAAGCGAGTCTTGTCACGGTGTGTCACCGCGACGACTCTGGTTCTCCTGTTCGCCCCCGCCTGTGGGCCGACGACGGCAAGGCCGTTCGTCGGCTCCGCAAAACCTACTTCACCGCCAAGCGACGGCTTCAGCAGCGCGGCAGTGAGCGAATCGCAGCGTCCTACGGTGACGCACTATGGGACCGGATCGACGACATATTCCACCGTGTGACGCGCGAGGTAGTTGAGTACGCCAAGTCCGTCGAGAACCCGGTGCTGGTGCTAGAAGACTTGACGGACATCCGCGAGAACATAGATTACGGCGAGTATATGAATCGACGGTTGCACGGGTGGGGCTTTGCCAAGCTTCACGCACAGATTCGCTACAAAGCCGCCGAATCGGGGATTCCCGTCGCAACGGTGAATCCCCGAAACACGTCGAAGACGTGCCACGCCTGCGGTGAACATGGCTTCCGGCCACGACAGGCGACGTTCAGATGCTCGAACGACGGCTGTTGGGTTGGTGAGTACCAAGCCGATGTGAACGGGGCAATAAACATTGCAGACCGCTACCGTAGTGGAGAGAGTCACCGCCGAAGCGATCGGAATTCCGGGCAGAAGGCCGGTGACGATGACTCGGCTACGGATGGGGCCTCTTTGACCGGGCCACAAGACAGCCACGCAGATGCTGAAACCCAGCAGGAGACGCGTGGACCGTATGCGTCTTGA
- a CDS encoding transcriptional regulator yields the protein MREAELRVIDCLRDQSYSVGELADAIDKSQSWTSEVVGDLENAHLVDRTDGVQLAPTYEASLLAELLDRYALENVLIGTKEDILGALLDGPKTISELQTQGFAKSTLYKHLNEIQETGAIAHTDDGYAITDDTLRSFLEARTRTTPFETEYRANGDRLVATSKDTVDGTPTAFSAFTRYGVDYHPAKTYVYQGDRSLGLEEVLIHAVTVAENKKQMAMAGVFYLTHRASLDASDLWRLANRWECVEKWADLFAYIDQREVHHDELFLPWEEFIDLANDYGVYPRGQHPEDSLRRGLEELGDHLETPVDVYLLGGGNLILRGLKDSTKDVDIVVEDGQTFFAIAEALQDLGYEERSDLEAAYNQLDPSIVLEKEGFPRWDIFVEAVAGQLQLTPAMIERCDQSFEYGDLHVHLLSLTDIFVFKSITEREGDLEDAALIARQADLDWESIFREIKTQEDRTGQFFSFAVLDTLDVLDERHNIVTPITDRLVSYCLENALLVSLDAPKTIEDLREELDFPDHQIYNKLRKLEEEGQITVDRSGRLNTYQRAD from the coding sequence ATGAGAGAAGCGGAGCTACGGGTAATCGACTGTTTGCGGGATCAGTCCTACTCTGTTGGCGAATTAGCCGATGCCATCGATAAAAGTCAGAGCTGGACGTCGGAGGTCGTTGGCGACCTCGAAAACGCCCATCTTGTAGACCGAACTGACGGCGTCCAACTGGCCCCAACATACGAAGCATCACTGCTTGCCGAGCTCCTCGACCGCTACGCACTCGAGAACGTGCTGATAGGGACGAAAGAGGACATCTTGGGTGCGCTGCTCGACGGTCCGAAGACGATTTCGGAGTTACAAACACAGGGGTTCGCCAAGTCCACGCTCTACAAGCATTTGAACGAGATCCAGGAGACGGGTGCGATCGCACACACGGACGACGGGTATGCTATCACCGATGACACGCTTCGGTCGTTCCTCGAAGCGAGAACCCGAACGACACCGTTCGAAACCGAATATCGCGCGAACGGCGACCGACTGGTCGCAACGAGCAAGGACACCGTCGATGGGACGCCGACTGCGTTCTCGGCGTTCACTCGCTACGGTGTTGACTATCACCCAGCGAAGACTTACGTCTATCAAGGTGATCGGTCGCTGGGACTCGAGGAGGTTCTGATCCATGCGGTGACCGTCGCTGAGAACAAGAAACAGATGGCGATGGCTGGCGTATTCTATCTGACCCACCGCGCGAGCCTCGACGCCAGCGACCTGTGGCGGCTCGCAAACAGGTGGGAGTGCGTCGAGAAATGGGCAGATCTCTTTGCATACATCGACCAGCGGGAGGTCCACCACGATGAGCTCTTTCTCCCGTGGGAGGAATTCATCGATCTCGCGAACGATTATGGGGTCTATCCGCGCGGCCAACATCCGGAAGATAGCCTTCGACGGGGGCTCGAAGAGCTTGGCGACCACCTGGAGACGCCTGTCGACGTGTATCTTCTCGGAGGCGGCAACCTCATTCTGCGTGGGTTGAAAGATTCGACGAAAGACGTCGACATCGTCGTTGAGGACGGACAGACGTTCTTTGCAATCGCCGAAGCGCTTCAGGACCTGGGATACGAGGAGCGTAGTGACTTGGAAGCGGCATACAACCAGCTTGATCCCAGTATTGTGCTGGAGAAGGAAGGGTTTCCGCGCTGGGATATTTTCGTGGAGGCGGTCGCCGGCCAGCTCCAGTTGACGCCGGCGATGATCGAGCGGTGCGACCAATCATTCGAGTACGGCGATCTTCACGTACATCTGCTCTCGCTGACCGATATCTTCGTGTTCAAATCGATTACGGAACGCGAAGGCGATCTCGAAGATGCCGCACTGATCGCCAGACAAGCCGACCTCGACTGGGAGAGCATCTTCCGAGAGATCAAGACCCAGGAAGATCGCACTGGCCAATTCTTCTCGTTTGCTGTGCTCGATACGCTCGATGTCCTCGACGAGCGACACAATATTGTCACGCCAATCACGGACCGGCTCGTCTCGTACTGTCTCGAGAACGCGCTACTCGTCTCGTTGGACGCCCCGAAAACAATCGAAGACCTCCGAGAAGAGCTGGATTTCCCCGATCACCAGATCTACAACAAACTCCGGAAGCTCGAAGAGGAAGGACAGATCACCGTCGATCGTAGCGGTCGGCTCAATACGTACCAGCGAGCTGATTGA
- a CDS encoding HNH endonuclease encodes MPVEVECDFCGETVSRPPSVVERAEHHFCDKACYGKWRSEQEDGRIVLQCDYCGTEYKRYERTLKNDQTNTFCSNECRGQWQIENRLQTECTYCGESIKRIQSDIESADRHFCSRECKWEWQQETATYDWESTPNYGPLWKERREQVLERDNRTCQGCGRSEDELGYTPRVHHIRPFSEFDEDEIEAAHDPSNLVALCEPCHTRWEGIPLRPKLI; translated from the coding sequence ATGCCCGTCGAGGTTGAGTGTGATTTCTGCGGTGAGACAGTTTCAAGACCGCCGTCCGTAGTAGAGCGTGCAGAGCACCACTTCTGTGATAAAGCGTGTTACGGAAAGTGGCGGTCTGAACAAGAGGACGGCAGGATCGTCCTCCAATGCGACTACTGTGGAACAGAGTACAAACGATACGAAAGAACGCTCAAAAACGACCAGACAAACACCTTCTGTAGCAACGAGTGTAGGGGACAGTGGCAGATAGAAAATCGGCTTCAGACCGAATGTACGTACTGCGGGGAGAGCATCAAACGGATCCAGTCCGATATCGAATCAGCGGACCGGCATTTCTGTAGTCGAGAATGCAAGTGGGAGTGGCAGCAGGAGACAGCTACCTACGACTGGGAATCGACGCCGAACTATGGACCGTTGTGGAAAGAACGGCGTGAGCAGGTCTTAGAGCGAGATAATCGAACCTGCCAGGGGTGTGGCCGTAGCGAAGACGAACTCGGATATACGCCACGAGTGCATCATATCCGCCCGTTCTCTGAGTTCGACGAGGACGAGATCGAAGCAGCTCACGACCCATCGAATCTCGTCGCGCTCTGTGAGCCTTGCCATACCCGGTGGGAGGGTATCCCACTCCGTCCGAAGCTGATCTGA
- a CDS encoding orc1/cdc6 family replication initiation protein codes for MGTDDSDRSRSDSRTPEDETITNTDFRSESTESDVSEDLPDSTHPEDISESTTTTEESAQSIEDMLLEFDDEEGLIRDRSLLDPNYVVEEDRIVGRDEQLQEVTKMLRVALGDNRPPNLFLYGPSGTGKSLITKAVCNNISRICDSRDIQFGTIEVNCQDLDTLGVAVYELVQQAADEANVDIQVPKHGVATKEKWDELYRIVNENFDSVVFVLDELDMLVGRRDKQEPAFSRLLYQLSRAGANNELSAHVSVVAISNDTKMMDAVGSRAVSSFTPEDVHFDDYDANQLQSILRRREDAFYEDVVDDDVIPLAAAFAAQTHGDARKAIDLIRVAGELAEREGDTRVREEHVRAAQAKVEKNRVLEVVRGISTQKKLCLYATAAVAAETDTGAARSTTGYRVYQFLTEAIDADQYHQETYVNKMKELTTYSLVDFERRSHGPSSGMFLEFQFAERPDTILETLREDSRLEMVSEDEVQSVVKAQIRNQT; via the coding sequence ATGGGAACTGACGACTCCGACCGTTCTCGATCTGATTCGAGAACACCGGAGGATGAGACTATCACGAACACCGATTTCCGTTCTGAATCTACTGAATCGGACGTTTCGGAAGATCTCCCGGATTCGACCCACCCTGAGGACATCTCGGAATCGACGACAACCACCGAGGAATCGGCACAGTCGATCGAGGATATGCTGCTGGAGTTCGACGATGAGGAGGGACTCATTCGAGACCGATCCCTTTTAGATCCGAATTATGTCGTCGAAGAAGACCGGATCGTCGGTCGGGACGAACAACTGCAGGAAGTCACCAAGATGCTCCGTGTCGCCCTCGGCGACAATCGACCGCCGAACCTGTTCCTGTATGGTCCCTCAGGCACGGGCAAGTCGCTCATTACGAAGGCCGTCTGTAACAACATCAGTCGGATCTGTGACTCTCGTGATATCCAGTTCGGGACGATCGAAGTCAACTGCCAGGATCTCGATACGCTCGGCGTTGCAGTGTATGAACTCGTCCAACAGGCTGCAGATGAGGCGAACGTCGATATCCAGGTCCCAAAACACGGCGTCGCGACGAAAGAAAAATGGGACGAACTCTATCGAATCGTCAACGAGAATTTCGATTCCGTCGTCTTCGTCCTCGATGAACTGGATATGCTTGTGGGTCGCCGAGACAAACAAGAGCCGGCGTTCTCCCGACTCTTGTATCAACTCTCTCGCGCCGGCGCAAACAACGAACTGAGTGCCCACGTGTCTGTCGTCGCGATCTCGAATGACACGAAAATGATGGACGCCGTCGGCAGCCGTGCAGTCAGCTCGTTTACGCCAGAGGACGTTCATTTCGACGACTACGACGCGAATCAGTTACAATCAATCCTCCGGCGACGGGAGGATGCATTCTACGAAGACGTCGTTGATGACGATGTGATCCCGCTCGCAGCCGCCTTTGCCGCCCAGACACACGGGGATGCGCGAAAAGCGATTGATCTGATCCGGGTTGCTGGCGAACTCGCCGAACGGGAGGGCGATACACGCGTCCGTGAGGAGCACGTACGAGCCGCACAGGCGAAAGTCGAAAAGAACCGCGTTCTCGAAGTCGTTCGCGGCATCAGTACTCAAAAGAAATTGTGTCTCTATGCGACAGCGGCCGTCGCAGCCGAAACTGATACTGGTGCTGCCCGGAGTACGACGGGATATCGAGTCTACCAGTTCCTCACCGAGGCTATCGATGCCGATCAGTATCACCAAGAAACATATGTGAACAAAATGAAAGAATTGACCACGTATTCACTTGTTGACTTTGAGCGACGGAGCCACGGCCCCAGTTCCGGGATGTTTCTGGAGTTTCAGTTTGCGGAGCGACCGGACACGATTCTGGAAACGCTTCGTGAGGATTCACGACTTGAGATGGTCTCTGAAGACGAGGTCCAGTCCGTCGTCAAAGCCCAGATCAGGAACCAAACTTAG